The Polaribacter sp. Q13 sequence TTCTTCATTTTTACAGTAAATTTCAAATCCGCCCGAACCGGTATATCCCGTTGCAGAAATAATTACATTCTCTATACCTGCAAAATCGCCTACTTTAAATTTATAAAAAGGAATAGCAGCTAAATCTAAAGAAGTTAAAGATTGCATAGCTTCTACAGCTTTAGGTCCTTGAATGGCAAGCAAAGAATAACCTTCAGATAAGTTTTTTAAATCCGCATTAAATTCCTCATTATATTTAGAAATCCAATTCCAATCCTTTTCAATATTAGAAGCATTTACAACTAATAAATATTGGTTTTCTTTAATTTTATAACAAATTAAATCATCTACAATTCCGTTTTCTTCATTAGGGAAACAGCTGTATTGCGCATCACCAATTGCTAGTTTAGAAGCATCATTAGAAGTAACTTTTTGTATTAAAGCCAAAGCATTTTCACCTTCAACCAAAAATTCACCCATGTGGCTCACATCAAAAACACCAACAGAATTTCTAACTGTTAAATGTTCTGCCGTAACTCCTTCATATTGTACAGGCATGTTGTAACCAGCAAAAGGAACCATTTTAGCACCTAAAGCAACGTGAATATTATTTAACGCAATATTTTTCATGTATAGATTTCTTATAATTTCAGCTAAATTATTGAAAAATCAGGAATAAACAATTGCTAATAATTGTTATTATTTTTGAACTAAAAAAAATAATAGCATTACATTTGATTTTATTCTAATTTTTTTGAGAAATAATGAGCACAGAACAACCAAATAATCCGTTACACGGTATAAAATTAGCCACCATGTTAGAACAATTGTTTAAAGAATATGGTTGGGAAGAATTAGGTGATACCTTAAATATAAATGCCTTTAAAAACAATCCTACCTATAAATCGAGTTTAAAATTTTTAAGAACAACACCTTGGGCAAGAGAAAAAGTAGAGCAGTTTTATTTAAAAAATATGATTGATTAATTTTTTTTGAAGCTATTTCCTGCTTTCCGCACTCGCTTTTTTTATTCAGAAAAAGAATAAAAAAGAGCTCAAACAATTGCTGCAATCAGGGCTAACCTTGTTTGCTAAATTTTAGTGTTTATTTAATTACTTTAAACCTCAATAAAGTAGTAAATATAAGTGTTTTTACACAGTTTGTTATTTTAACCTTTTGGGAGAAACCTCATAAAGATGCTCCGTTTTGCGGTTTCACTGTTATTAGATTTCTCATTAGTTTATCTAGAGCGAAGTCGAAAGGCTGAAAAGCTCATTTCAAAATGACAGGAGTTAGAAAATAAAGGATAAACAAGTTATAAAAATTTAAATTTGACTAATTAGTTTTATTCTAAGTATTACTTGGAGATTCAAAATGTCATTCCGAATGAGGTACGAAGAGGAATCTAGAAGCATTATTAGATTTCTCATTAGTTTATCTAGAGCGAAGTCGAAAGGCAAAAAAGCTCATTTCAAAATGACAAGGGAAGAACAAAAGTAGAGATAGAGAATAAAGGAGATAACTTAACCTTTCAATAATTCTATTAGTTTTTCTGTTCCTACGCTAGCAATTTCCTTAATAATGGTTAAATTATTAAACCGACCTTTAGAAACTGCTGGTTTTGGATCTATAAAATAAATTGGGGTATTCGATTTTACATAATCTACTAAACCCGCCGCCGGATATACTTGCATAGAAGTACCAATAATTACCAAAATATCTGCTTTTTTAGTGATTTCTATGGCTATATCTAGCATCGGTACCATTTCTCCGAACCAAACAATATGAGGCCTTAATTGGCTTTTTTTAGGACATAAATCACCTAAGTTTAAATCTTTTTTCCAGTCTAAAACAATCTTTTCGTCAGTAGAACTTCTCACTTTTAAAAGTTCACCATGTAAATGTGTTACGTTTTTACTGCCTGCACGCTCGTGTAAATCATCTACATTTTGAGTAATAATTTCAACATTAAAATCTTTTTCTAGTTCAACTAAATTTAAATGACCTTTATTTGGCGCAACCTTTAACAACTGTTTTCTTCTCTCGTTGTAAAAGTTTAAAACCAATTTAGGATTTGCAGCAAAACCTTCTGGAGATGCTACTTCCATAACATTATGACCTTCCCATAAACCATCGGCATCCCTAAATGTTTGTATGCCACTTTCTGCAGAAATTCCTGCTCCAGTTAAAACAACTAAATTCTTCATAACAATGTAGGTTTTTGTATTTTTATAAAATCTACAATGAAGATAAAAATAATAATTCTAAGTTTGTACTTATGATTGATGAAAAACTATTAAATTATTTTGAAACCTATTTAACGGATAAAAGGAAAAATCTTTTTAAGAAGGTTTTAGAAGATAGGACGCGTCATTTTACGGTAGTTTTAGAAGATATTTTTCAACCTCATAATGCAAGTGCGGTTGTTAGAACTGCAGATATTTTTGGAGTACAAGACGTACATGCAATAGAAAACAAATACACCAATAAAGTATCTAGACATGTAGCAAAAGGTTCTCAGAAATGGATTACTTCTAAACGATATAAAAAAGACGGAGACAATACTAAAGTTTGTTTAGATCATTTGCGTGAACAAGGCTATCAAATTATAGCAACAACACCACATAATGATTCTTGTTTACTACAAGATTTTGATGTTACTAAAAAATCTGCATTTGTGTTTGGAGTGGAGGCAGAGGGCGTTTCCGACTATGTAAAAGAACAAGCAGACGGATTTTTAAAAATACCAATGGTTGGTTTTACAGAAAGTTTAAATATTTCTGTTGCTGCAGCTATTATTTTACAAGACGTAACCACAAAATTGAGAAATTCTTCTGTTGATTGGCAATTATCTAAAGAAGAAAAGGACGTTTTGTATTTTAATTGGGTTCGAAAAACCATTAAAAATGTAGATAAAATTGAAAGATATTATTTAGAAAAATTAAAAACTGAATAAAAAAGATGCCATTCCTACTATAATAGAAATGACATCTTTTAATAAATATAGATATTTATTATCAATTTATAGATATTAAAAATAAGTTTACTCCACAATAACCTGCTCAATGGTAGCAGAAGAGTCGCAACGTTTTACCAATAAACTTACTTTTTCTAAGTCTTTTTTACCTGTGATATAATATTCTGCACAGGGTTTTTGTCTTGGTTTGCTTTTTCCAAAATCAACATCACCAGTATATAAAATGGTATTTATTTTTAAAGTATCAATATTAAATTTATGCATGGCATTTTTAGCATCATCAGAAAATAAACGCTCTTTAATTCTGATAGATTTTAATGTTCTTGCATCCATTCCATAATCAAATGTAGCTTGTTTCTTTTGCCAGAAAAAATATACAGCAACACAACCTAACGATAAACCTACTAAATAATAACCTATTCTTTTAATGAGCATTGTAAAATTTTGAAATGCAAATTTAAGTTTTTAAATCAGATTTAAGCAAAATAACTTATTTTCTTATTAAAGAAAGGTGCGATCTAAAAATAGCAGGATTTCCATCTTCGTTTGTATATTTTAGTACATACCAATAATCTGTACTAGGCATTTTTTTACCATTATTATTTTCACCGTTCCATCCGCCACTTAAACCATTTTTTGGTTTTATCGTTTTTATATGAATACCAAATCGATCAAAAATATCTATTGTCGCGGAAGCATCAGCTTGTAAATCTGTTATATTCCAATTTCCTTTTGTAGGATTAAAATAACTTGGATTATTTAAGGCAGTAAACTCAATTATAACATCATTACAAAAACTTGGGTCGTTTTTTACAGTAACTATATGTGTTCCTGGGCTAATATCACTAAATGTATTATCCGTTTGATATTCTCCGTTATCTAAAGAGTATGTATAATTACCGATACCTTGTTCAATAATAGTATTGATTTCTATAGCATAAAAGGCAGAAAAATTACTAGACAATACGTTAACTTCAAATTCTGGAGTCGTCGCTTTTTCTACAATCACTTCTGTTGGGTTGTAATCGCAATCAGTATTGCTAATAGGGCTTATTTTTGTAGCCTCAACTGTGTAGGTTCCTGTTTCTGTAATGTTCCAGTTGGCAGTAGATACCGAGTTTAGTAAGGTGCCTTCTAAATACCATTTTATATCGTATACATTTGGGTCTAGAGCAGTTTCTAATATCGATTCCTTGATGATATTTCCATCGTCATCAACACAAATTGTACCTCCATTTATATCTAAAGTTAATCCATTATAAATTGTTACTGTAAAACTGCCATCTGCATAACAATCAGGGTTCTCAGCAGGGTATGCACGAACATAAATAGTGTAAGTTACGTCTTCTGTAGTTTCGTTTGTAATAGTATAATCAGAAGAATCTATAAGGTCTGTTCTATTTATATCTCTATAATATTCTAATATAATATCTGGGTTTGTTATGGTAGTAAGTGAAAAAGACCCACATTGATCTATATTTGTTAATACTCCTAAATCTTCTAAATTAGGTTCTTCTGATATCTGAACATAAAAAGAACTTATATTTTGGCAAGGTTCAAATCTA is a genomic window containing:
- the gcvT gene encoding glycine cleavage system aminomethyltransferase GcvT: MKNIALNNIHVALGAKMVPFAGYNMPVQYEGVTAEHLTVRNSVGVFDVSHMGEFLVEGENALALIQKVTSNDASKLAIGDAQYSCFPNEENGIVDDLICYKIKENQYLLVVNASNIEKDWNWISKYNEEFNADLKNLSEGYSLLAIQGPKAVEAMQSLTSLDLAAIPFYKFKVGDFAGIENVIISATGYTGSGGFEIYCKNEEAEQIWNKVFEAGADFGIKPIGLAARDTLRLEMGYCLYGNDIDDTTSPIEAGLSWITKFTKDFVNAEALAKEKEHKPERKLVAFEFNERGIPRHGYDIVDGNGNVIGVVTSGTMSPCLNKGIGMGYVPRILSKAGSQIHIQVRKKAIPATIVKLPFYKG
- a CDS encoding VF530 family DNA-binding protein, which produces MSTEQPNNPLHGIKLATMLEQLFKEYGWEELGDTLNINAFKNNPTYKSSLKFLRTTPWAREKVEQFYLKNMID
- a CDS encoding NAD-dependent deacylase, whose product is MKNLVVLTGAGISAESGIQTFRDADGLWEGHNVMEVASPEGFAANPKLVLNFYNERRKQLLKVAPNKGHLNLVELEKDFNVEIITQNVDDLHERAGSKNVTHLHGELLKVRSSTDEKIVLDWKKDLNLGDLCPKKSQLRPHIVWFGEMVPMLDIAIEITKKADILVIIGTSMQVYPAAGLVDYVKSNTPIYFIDPKPAVSKGRFNNLTIIKEIASVGTEKLIELLKG
- a CDS encoding RNA methyltransferase: MIDEKLLNYFETYLTDKRKNLFKKVLEDRTRHFTVVLEDIFQPHNASAVVRTADIFGVQDVHAIENKYTNKVSRHVAKGSQKWITSKRYKKDGDNTKVCLDHLREQGYQIIATTPHNDSCLLQDFDVTKKSAFVFGVEAEGVSDYVKEQADGFLKIPMVGFTESLNISVAAAIILQDVTTKLRNSSVDWQLSKEEKDVLYFNWVRKTIKNVDKIERYYLEKLKTE
- a CDS encoding DUF4258 domain-containing protein, yielding MLIKRIGYYLVGLSLGCVAVYFFWQKKQATFDYGMDARTLKSIRIKERLFSDDAKNAMHKFNIDTLKINTILYTGDVDFGKSKPRQKPCAEYYITGKKDLEKVSLLVKRCDSSATIEQVIVE